Within Leptotrichia hongkongensis, the genomic segment TATCCTTTTATTTAAATGTACACATTTATTTCACAAACTTATTTTATCATTTTTAAATTTGATTTTACTTATAAAGTTGCGTAAATAATTCTAAGAATTGCTTTTTTATTCGTCTTTTTATAAAAAAGTACTAAATATTTCTCAAAGCATCAACTAATTCTGTTTTTGAAGCAGTCTTTGCATCTACACCTTTTATGATTCTAGCAGGCGTTCCAGCTACAACAACACCTTCTGGCACGTTTTCTGTAACAATCGCTCCAGCTGCAACAACCGAACCTTTTCCTACTCTTACACCTTCCAGTACAACAGCATTCGCTCCAATAACTACATCGTCTTCAATAACTACTGGATCTGCCGAAGGTGGCTCAATAACTCCTGCAAGTACAGCTCCTGCACCAATGTGACAATTTTTACCAACTTTTGCACGTCCACCAAGTACAACGTTCATATCAATCATTGTTCCTTCACCAATCTCAGCACCGATATTTATAACAGCTCCCATCATTATAACAGCTCTGTCTCCAATGGTTACTTTATCACGAATAAACACTCCTGGCTCAATTCTTGCATTAATATTTTTAATATCAAGCATAGGAACACCAGAATTTCTTCTATCATTTTTCAGATAATAATTATTAAGATTATTTTCACTAATAATTTTTTCAATTTCTTCCCAATCTCCAAAAACTATCTTTAAGCCTTCTTTTCCTATTACTTTACAAGAATAAGCATTTTTTATGTCTTCATCTGTATAAAGTTCCACAGGTGTGGTCTTCTTGGCATCAGCAATATATTGAATAATCGCCTTTGATTTTTCCAATTCAGTCATTCTACTCCTCCAGTTTTATTTTTACATATTATGATTTTTTAATCATTGTATTTTTCGTATTTTAGCATTTTTTTCTGATTTTTACAACTGTAATTTGTTTTTTTAACTTTTTATTTTGATTAAACATAATTCGTTTTCAATATATAAATAACGGAATTTAAATTTTATATTAAACATTTGTTTCCGATAATATTTTAAAAATATACTCAAACCTATTTAAAATTAAACTACTAAAAATTATATTGATTTAGGGTTTGAGTAAAATAGTCATAGCCTTTTGAGTTTAGTTTTAAAGCAGTTTTACTATATAATAGGTATATTTTTTTACTATTGATTATTTTCTAAAAAATTATAATCTTTTTTGAAATAGAAATAAATTGACAAGAATAGATAAAAAATGTTACTATAAATTCAGGTTTTGGAGTTAATCGCTTGAAAATTTATTTTTAAGAGGAAAGTCTGGACTTTGCAGGGCAAGGGAGGCAGCTAACGGCTGCTGGGAGAAATCTTAAGGAAAGTGCCACAGAAAAGAAACCGCCTGTCTTTTTCAGGTAAGGGTGAAAAGGTAGTGTAAGAGACTACCAGTAGTTTAAGAGATTAAATTAGCTAGGTAAACCCCTCCCAAAGCAAGAGCAAGCAGAAAGTTATTAAGAGGCGGCCCGTCTTGACTTGATTGGTAGCTCGCTAAAATCCATAAGCAATTATTGATTTAGATAAATGATTAACAAATACAGAATCCGGCTTATACCAAGGCCTACCTAGACTCAGAAATTTTCTGAGTTTTTCTTTTTTATAAATACATTAAATACATTCAAACTTACAGCAATTTTATTCCAAATAATGAATTTATAGTAAAACTAGTTTAAAATAGAACTCAAAAATTATGACTATTTTACTCAAACCCTAAATTATATAATTTCTATCAGTTCAATTTTAAATAGGTTCGAGTATATTACAAACTTTTCCAATGAAGAATGAAAACCAATTTTTCTAAAAATATAACCTTTAAATAATAAATTAACCAACTTTTATTTCCTCAAGTCTTTTCATACCCTAATCTTTCGACATTTACGTAAACGTCTTGACAAACTTTAAAATAAATTATATAATATGGCAACATAGTAAAACAACTTTAAAATTGGATATAACTTATAATTAAATTGCTTAAATCACAAGTTTATTTATTATAATAATAATCCAATTTTGAAGTGGTTAAACCATTAAATTTATTATAAAAAACAAAAATTTATTTGAAAGGAAATAATTAAAACAGTGAGTTATAATTTTACAGATTTTTTAAAGAAAAAAAATGAAAAAAATTTAAACGAAATGACAAATCAAGAAATTTATTACAAATTACTGGAATATGTTAAAGAAAGAGCAGATGAAAAAACACCTAATAAATCTAAAAAGAAAATATACTATATTTCTGCAGAGTTCTTAATCGGAAAATTATTATCAAATAATTTGATTAATTTGGGAATTTACAAAGAAGTAAGGGAAGAATTGAAGGCAGCAGGAAAAAACTTGAGCCATATCGAAGAAATAGAAGTGGAACCTTCATTAGGAAATGGTGGACTTGGAAGACTTGCTTCGTGCTTTGTTGATTCAATGTCAACTTTAGGAATCAATGGAGAAGGAGTTGGACTTAACTATCACTGCGGACTATTTAAGCAAATTTTTAAAAACAATGAACAAACAGCTGAACCAAACTACTGGATAGAAGATCAAAGCTGGTTAAGAGATACAAATATTGGATATGAAGTGAAATTCAAAAACTTCAGTTTACATTCAAAATTAAAAAGAATTGATATTTTAGGATATGAAAAAGATACAAAAAATTATTTGAATTTGTTTGATATTGAAAGCATTGACTACAATTTGATAAAAAATGGAATATCATTCGATGAAGAAAATATTGAAAAAAATCTAACATTATTCCTATATCCTGACGACAGTACAAAAAAAGGGGAATTGTTACGTATTTATCAACAATATTTCATGGTGTCAAATGCAGCAAGATTGATTATTGCTGAAGCAACTGAAAAAGGAAGCAACATTCACGATTTAGCAGACTATGCATTTGTTCAAATTAACGATACGCATCCAAGTATGGTAATTCCTGAATTAATTCGTATTATGACAGAAGAGCATAATATTTCTTTTGAAGAAGCAACAGAAATTGTAACAAAAATGACAGGATACACAAATCACACAATTTTAGCAGAAGCATTGGAAAAATGGCCTCTAGACTACTTAGAAGAAGTTGTGCCGAACATTGTTGAAATTATAAAAAAATTGGATAAAGTCATAAAAGCTAAATATTCAGATGAAAAAGTACAAATTATAGATAATCAAAACAGAGTTCACATGGCAAATATGGATATTCATTTTTCTTCAAGTGTAAACGGAGTTGCTTATTTGCATACTGAAATCTTGAAAAATAGTGAACTTAAAGAATTTTATGAAATTTATCCAAACAAATTTAACAACAAAACAAATGGTATCACATTCAGAAGATGGCTTGAAAGCTGTAACGAAGACTTGGCAGACTATTTGAAAGAATTAATTGGTACAGGATATTTAACAGATGCTGAAAATCTAAAAGAACTTTTAAAATATGTTGATGATAAAAATGTTTATGAAAAATTATCACAAATTAAACACGAAAATAAAATTAAATTGAAAAAATATTTACAACATACACAAGGAATCGTTATTGACGAAAACAGTATCATTGATACTCAAATTAAGAGATTCCACGAATATAAACGTCAACAAATGAACGCTTTGTATGTAATTAAAAAATATTTAGACATTAAAAATGGAAAATTACCAGAAAGAAAGATAACAGTATTATTTGGTGGAAAAGCTGCACCAGCCTACATCATTGCTCAAGACATAATCCACTTAATACTTTGTCTATCAGAAATAATAAACAATGATTCAGAAGTAAACAAATACTTAAATGTTTACCTAGTTGAAAACTATAATGTAGGATTAGCTGAAAAAATTATTCCAGCAACAGATATTTCTGAGCAAATCTCGCTTGCTTCAAAAGAAGCCAGTGGAACTGGAAATATGAAATTTATGCTAAATGGAGCATTGACTCTTGGAACAATGGATGGAGCTAATGTGGAAATTCACGATCTTGTAGGCGATGAAAATATCTATATTTTTGGAAAAAATAGTGATGATATAATCAAATTATACGAAACATCAGGTTATGTTTCAAAAGATTACTACAAGCAAGATGGTATAAAAGAAGTAGTTGATTTCATAACTTCAGACAAATTATTAAAAGTAGGAAATAAAGAAAGATTAGAAAGACTTCAAAATGAATTAATAAACAAAGACTGGTTTATGACATTAATCGACTTTGAAGATTACTACAACACAAAAGAAAGAATGTTTAAAGACTATGAAAATAAAGACTTGTGGTACAAAAAAGTAATAAACAACATAGCAAAAGCAGGATTCTTCTCATCAGATAGAACAATCGCACAATATGAAAATGAAATTTGGAAAACTAAAGGAACTAAATAAATTTAACTAAATAAATTTTATAAAGCAGGGATTAAATTCTTAACTCCCTGTTTTTTTTAGTTCATGTTAAATTCCGTTTAAATAAAGAATTCATTACAAACTTTTCTAATAATGAATATTAACCTAGTATTTTTAATTAATTATAAGATATAATTTTCATCTTTTAAATAGAGCCTAGTATATAGTAAAACTAGTTTAAAACAGAACTCAAAAATTATGACTATTTTACTCAAACCCTAAATTATATAATTTCTATCAGTTCAATTTTAAATGGGTTCGAGTATAAAATAAAAAAGGTAAAAAGTTGAATAATTATGAATTAGTTATTGAACAATCTCATTAAAAAAATTTACTCCTATTTTTAAAAGGATATTAGTATTAGACAAAAAAAATATTCTAATCAGCTACGACTAGAATATTTTTATATTTACTCTTTTTTTTAAACTTTTAATTTTCAAATTTACTAAAAAATCTTTTTATTTTATCTTTAAATGAATGTGCTTTTTTGTAATTTTTCTTATTGTCAAGTGAGCCGTCAAATTCACGTAAGATTTCTTTTTGTTTGTCAGTAAGATTTGTTGGTGTTTCCACTTTTATTTCTACAATTTCATCTCCTCTATTTTCACTTCGGCCATATTTAATTCCTTCATTTCTCAATCTGAATGTTTTTCCATTTTGAGTTCCTTCAGGAATTACTATTTTTTTCTTGCCGTTAAGTGTAGGCACTTCCACTTCTCCACCTA encodes:
- the glgP gene encoding glycogen/starch/alpha-glucan family phosphorylase — its product is MSYNFTDFLKKKNEKNLNEMTNQEIYYKLLEYVKERADEKTPNKSKKKIYYISAEFLIGKLLSNNLINLGIYKEVREELKAAGKNLSHIEEIEVEPSLGNGGLGRLASCFVDSMSTLGINGEGVGLNYHCGLFKQIFKNNEQTAEPNYWIEDQSWLRDTNIGYEVKFKNFSLHSKLKRIDILGYEKDTKNYLNLFDIESIDYNLIKNGISFDEENIEKNLTLFLYPDDSTKKGELLRIYQQYFMVSNAARLIIAEATEKGSNIHDLADYAFVQINDTHPSMVIPELIRIMTEEHNISFEEATEIVTKMTGYTNHTILAEALEKWPLDYLEEVVPNIVEIIKKLDKVIKAKYSDEKVQIIDNQNRVHMANMDIHFSSSVNGVAYLHTEILKNSELKEFYEIYPNKFNNKTNGITFRRWLESCNEDLADYLKELIGTGYLTDAENLKELLKYVDDKNVYEKLSQIKHENKIKLKKYLQHTQGIVIDENSIIDTQIKRFHEYKRQQMNALYVIKKYLDIKNGKLPERKITVLFGGKAAPAYIIAQDIIHLILCLSEIINNDSEVNKYLNVYLVENYNVGLAEKIIPATDISEQISLASKEASGTGNMKFMLNGALTLGTMDGANVEIHDLVGDENIYIFGKNSDDIIKLYETSGYVSKDYYKQDGIKEVVDFITSDKLLKVGNKERLERLQNELINKDWFMTLIDFEDYYNTKERMFKDYENKDLWYKKVINNIAKAGFFSSDRTIAQYENEIWKTKGTK
- the dapD gene encoding 2,3,4,5-tetrahydropyridine-2,6-dicarboxylate N-acetyltransferase gives rise to the protein MTELEKSKAIIQYIADAKKTTPVELYTDEDIKNAYSCKVIGKEGLKIVFGDWEEIEKIISENNLNNYYLKNDRRNSGVPMLDIKNINARIEPGVFIRDKVTIGDRAVIMMGAVINIGAEIGEGTMIDMNVVLGGRAKVGKNCHIGAGAVLAGVIEPPSADPVVIEDDVVIGANAVVLEGVRVGKGSVVAAGAIVTENVPEGVVVAGTPARIIKGVDAKTASKTELVDALRNI